Proteins encoded together in one Desulfovibrio sp. window:
- a CDS encoding MFS transporter, whose translation MLLASAAVSKSPLFRSLRHPNYKLYFCGQLVSLTGTWMQSTAQGWLVYRITGSSLALGVVGFAAMIPILLFGLFGGVLADRFPKRSLLVWAQALALVQATALCLLTLSGHIEVWHIVLCAAFLGLVNALEIPTRHSFVVEMVGKEDLHNAIALNSSIFHLARVVGPTLAGLLVGWVGEGWCFGLNAVSFLAVIASLLAMRLELATVARREAGVREHLMEGIRYAWSTPLVRSILLLISMASLLGASGIVLLPAFAGDVFKAGPQGLGYLTASSGAGSIAGALYMASRGEAKGLRSLAMWGCAGLGAALVLFAQAPHYWIAVALIAPSGFCLMVLMPSCNTMLQLAAPDGMRGRVMSLYTMLYMGVAPFGALLAGSLAQWLGAPLAVTILGAGCLIGALGPGRSIHKA comes from the coding sequence ATGCTCCTAGCATCCGCCGCCGTGAGTAAATCCCCTCTTTTCAGGTCCCTGCGGCACCCCAACTACAAGCTCTACTTCTGCGGCCAGCTCGTCTCTTTAACCGGCACCTGGATGCAGTCCACTGCGCAAGGATGGCTTGTCTACAGGATTACCGGGTCGAGCCTGGCTCTTGGAGTGGTTGGGTTCGCGGCCATGATCCCGATTCTTCTCTTCGGGCTGTTCGGCGGGGTGCTGGCCGACCGTTTTCCCAAACGCAGCCTCCTGGTCTGGGCTCAGGCCCTGGCATTGGTCCAGGCCACCGCCCTCTGCCTGCTCACGCTGTCTGGCCATATCGAAGTGTGGCATATCGTGCTGTGCGCCGCATTCTTGGGCCTGGTGAACGCATTGGAAATCCCCACGCGCCATTCCTTCGTGGTGGAGATGGTCGGCAAGGAGGACCTGCATAACGCCATCGCGCTCAATTCCTCGATCTTCCATCTGGCCCGGGTGGTCGGCCCGACCTTGGCCGGATTACTCGTGGGCTGGGTGGGTGAAGGCTGGTGCTTCGGCTTAAATGCCGTAAGCTTTCTCGCTGTGATAGCGAGCCTTCTGGCCATGCGCCTTGAACTAGCCACAGTTGCACGACGTGAGGCCGGGGTGCGCGAGCACCTGATGGAAGGAATCCGCTACGCCTGGAGTACCCCCCTGGTGAGGTCCATCCTGCTGCTCATATCCATGGCCAGCCTGTTGGGAGCATCAGGCATTGTCCTCTTGCCCGCATTCGCCGGAGACGTGTTCAAGGCCGGTCCCCAGGGGCTGGGCTACCTGACCGCATCCTCGGGTGCTGGCAGCATCGCGGGTGCGCTGTACATGGCCAGCCGGGGAGAAGCCAAAGGGCTGCGCAGCCTGGCCATGTGGGGCTGCGCCGGGCTTGGCGCGGCTCTGGTCCTGTTCGCCCAGGCGCCGCACTACTGGATTGCCGTGGCGCTTATCGCCCCTTCGGGCTTTTGCCTTATGGTGCTCATGCCCAGCTGCAACACCATGCTCCAACTGGCTGCTCCGGACGGGATGCGCGGACGGGTGATGTCCCTCTACACCATGCTCTACATGGGGGTTGCGCCGTTCGGCGCGCTCCTGGCCGGAAGCCTGGCCCAGTGGCTGGGCGCTCCCCTGGCCGTGACCATACTCGGAGCTGGATGCCTGATCGGAGCCCTGGGACCGGGACGGTCAATCCACAAGGCTTGA